The bacterium genome has a window encoding:
- a CDS encoding TIGR01777 family oxidoreductase, translated as MGRRILISGASGLIGQAISQSFPDDQIYKLVRHQPKNKNEIFWDIEKQVLDPKSLENFDVVIHLSGENIAAGRWTDKQKKKIIDSRILSTRLLCGALNKVKNKPAHYLQASAIGYYGLRGDEKLDEKSEPGTGFLPEVCVAWENETKHLKNVPITYLRTGIVLSLKGGALSKMYLPFKMGAGGVVGSGQQYMSWIDLDDWINSFQFIVQKEITGPVNLVSPQPVTNKEFTATLGKVLKRPTVLPVPGFALKLALGEMAQNLLLGSTRVYPHVLTKVGFQFQYPNLENCLQHCLVGAHGRVPLRT; from the coding sequence ATGGGGAGACGAATTCTCATTTCAGGTGCTTCGGGATTAATTGGTCAGGCTATTAGCCAGTCATTTCCTGACGATCAAATTTATAAATTAGTTCGTCATCAGCCGAAAAATAAAAACGAAATTTTTTGGGATATTGAAAAACAAGTTTTAGATCCAAAAAGTCTTGAGAATTTCGATGTTGTTATTCATCTCTCCGGTGAAAATATTGCCGCGGGTCGCTGGACCGATAAACAAAAAAAGAAAATTATTGATAGCCGCATTTTATCTACCCGTCTTTTGTGCGGTGCTCTTAATAAAGTTAAAAATAAACCGGCACATTATCTTCAAGCTTCGGCCATTGGTTATTATGGGTTGCGTGGTGATGAAAAGCTGGATGAAAAATCAGAACCTGGCACAGGTTTTTTGCCAGAAGTGTGCGTAGCCTGGGAAAATGAAACTAAGCATTTAAAAAATGTTCCTATCACTTATTTACGCACGGGTATTGTGTTGAGTCTTAAAGGTGGTGCGTTATCTAAAATGTACTTGCCGTTTAAAATGGGGGCAGGTGGTGTTGTGGGGAGCGGCCAGCAATATATGAGCTGGATTGATTTGGACGATTGGATAAATTCGTTTCAATTTATTGTGCAAAAAGAAATAACAGGTCCGGTAAATTTGGTTTCTCCACAGCCTGTGACTAATAAAGAATTTACCGCAACGCTCGGTAAGGTTTTAAAGCGACCAACAGTTTTACCTGTACCAGGCTTTGCTTTAAAACTAGCGTTGGGCGAGATGGCTCAAAATTTATTATTGGGTAGCACGCGTGTATATCCGCACGTGTTAACAAAAGTCGGGTTTCAGTTTCAATATCCAAATTTAGAAAATTGTTTGCAACATTGTCTTGTAGGGGCACACGGCCGTGTGCCCTTACGAACATAA
- the pdxH gene encoding pyridoxamine 5'-phosphate oxidase, whose product MSALNPNPIVQFGQWFEEAKKNAGLSMPEAMMLATLDDNGYPDIRTVLLKGFDENGFVFFTNFNSSKGRALKKNPVAALNFYWEKLKKQVRIKGKVSVVSDAEADEYFRSRPLDSQIGAWASLQSEVLDSRDTLEKRFKEFSEKFKGKEIPRPPHWSGFRVNPSKIEFWIEQPYRLHDRFVYRKNEKGEWVVGRLYP is encoded by the coding sequence ATGAGTGCACTCAACCCAAATCCTATTGTGCAATTTGGCCAATGGTTTGAAGAAGCCAAAAAAAATGCAGGGCTTTCCATGCCCGAGGCTATGATGCTGGCTACTCTTGATGATAACGGGTATCCAGACATCCGCACTGTTTTACTAAAAGGCTTTGACGAAAATGGTTTTGTATTTTTTACCAATTTTAATTCGTCGAAAGGACGCGCTTTAAAAAAGAATCCTGTTGCAGCACTTAATTTTTATTGGGAAAAATTAAAAAAACAGGTGCGTATTAAAGGTAAGGTTAGTGTTGTTAGTGATGCTGAAGCCGATGAGTATTTTCGTTCCCGTCCTTTAGATAGCCAAATTGGCGCCTGGGCTTCCCTTCAGAGTGAAGTGTTAGATAGCCGTGATACTTTAGAGAAACGTTTTAAGGAATTTTCTGAAAAGTTTAAGGGTAAGGAAATTCCGCGTCCGCCCCATTGGAGTGGTTTTAGAGTAAATCCTTCTAAAATTGAATTTTGGATAGAGCAGCCGTATCGCCTGCACGATCGCTTTGTCTATCGTAAAAATGAAAAAGGGGAGTGGGTGGTGGGGCGTTTGTATCCGTAA
- a CDS encoding deoxyhypusine synthase family protein, with product MTKGPITQFIQKNYKHFNAAVVRDAADGWIAHLDQGGKMLVSLAGAMSTAELGISFAEMIRQDKVKIISCTGANLEEDIMNLVAHSHYKRVPGYRELSKQQEWDLLENHYNRVTDTCIPEEEAFRRLQKHIHKVWKDAETKNERYFPHEYMYKILLSGELKQYYEIDPKNSWMLAAAEKNIPIIVPGWEDSTMGNIFASYVIKKELKASTMKSGIEYMVWLADWYKQNSSGKGVGFFQIGGGIAGDFPICVVPMMYQDLEWHDVPYWSYFCQISDSTTSYGSYSGAVPNEKITWGKLNIDTPSFIIESDASIVAPLVFNYVLGN from the coding sequence ATGACAAAAGGACCCATTACCCAGTTTATCCAAAAAAATTACAAACACTTTAATGCCGCTGTGGTGCGTGATGCGGCCGATGGCTGGATTGCCCATTTAGACCAAGGTGGCAAAATGCTGGTAAGTCTGGCCGGTGCCATGAGTACGGCCGAATTGGGTATTTCGTTTGCCGAAATGATACGCCAGGATAAAGTGAAAATCATCTCATGTACGGGTGCTAACCTGGAAGAAGATATCATGAACCTGGTAGCCCACTCACACTACAAGCGAGTGCCGGGCTATCGAGAGCTTTCCAAACAACAAGAATGGGATCTTTTAGAAAATCACTATAACCGCGTGACCGACACCTGTATTCCCGAAGAAGAAGCATTCCGTCGTTTGCAAAAGCATATCCATAAAGTGTGGAAAGATGCCGAAACAAAGAACGAACGTTATTTTCCGCACGAGTACATGTACAAAATTTTGCTCTCGGGCGAATTAAAACAATATTACGAAATCGATCCTAAAAATTCTTGGATGCTGGCTGCGGCCGAAAAAAATATCCCCATCATTGTGCCAGGCTGGGAAGATTCTACCATGGGCAATATTTTTGCCTCGTACGTCATTAAAAAAGAACTCAAAGCGTCTACCATGAAGAGCGGTATCGAATACATGGTGTGGCTAGCCGATTGGTATAAACAAAACTCTTCCGGAAAAGGCGTTGGCTTTTTCCAGATTGGTGGTGGTATTGCCGGCGATTTCCCCATCTGCGTGGTGCCCATGATGTACCAGGATTTGGAATGGCACGATGTACCTTACTGGAGTTATTTTTGCCAAATTTCCGATTCTACGACATCATACGGGTCTTATTCCGGTGCGGTACCGAACGAAAAAATTACTTGGGGTAAACTCAATATCGACACACCCAGTTTTATTATTGAATCGGACGCATCCATTGTAGCGCCGCTCGTTTTTAACTATGTGTTGGGAAATTAA
- a CDS encoding cold-shock protein translates to MKTRGRVKWFNDSKGFGFIEQDNGQDVFVHYSAIGGDGYKSLQEGQEVEFELQTGAKGPMAQNVTKVEANA, encoded by the coding sequence ATGAAAACACGCGGTCGCGTAAAATGGTTTAACGATTCTAAAGGTTTTGGTTTTATCGAGCAGGACAATGGCCAGGATGTATTTGTTCATTATTCAGCCATTGGTGGTGACGGTTATAAATCCCTCCAAGAAGGTCAGGAAGTTGAGTTTGAACTTCAAACTGGTGCTAAGGGCCCTATGGCTCAAAACGTAACCAAAGTTGAAGCTAACGCTTAA
- a CDS encoding sigma 54-interacting transcriptional regulator codes for MPGLSVKKEAKSLFKINLPPGIFKVGSAPDCDLSLHDQELSKNHFTLFLSADSARVKDKSGGKIFINQKSIGDEAMLHHGDSIKAGAWEFVFEARTQDDEDLRMEVSTRLSTQLTPHTAEAPTKIIKLADLGNQLLVEKPLLVLDEAGSVREVKILKNKITIGSREGVDVLLKDDYVSGKHCELKFTSSGIFLTDLKSTNGTYVNDTRVGDIGLKPDDIIRIGETKLTIRWKEQTEAILPVTDDFFMGMVGTTSVMKVLFGKIQKVAPTDLSVLIQGESGTGKELIAQSLYRLSTRSEKPYVILNCGAISANLIESELFGHEKGAFTGAISRHTGAFEQANGGTLFLDEIGELPLELQPKLLRVLENGTIRRVGGAEEIKVDVRIVAATHRNLTEKVKEGKFREDLFYRLHVIPLFVPPLRERVGDVLLLAEHFLSKQSGSYRKTLSFEARDKLISYPWPGNVRELRNVICRSMVYATQAQIMPQDIELLSVASPEPASSSFTPPPDHVALVEKQKILEVLREVQGNRTRAAEALGMARSTLFRRLRDYGLIAPDETE; via the coding sequence ATGCCAGGCTTATCCGTTAAAAAAGAGGCTAAATCCCTTTTTAAAATTAATTTGCCTCCCGGTATTTTTAAAGTGGGTAGTGCACCCGATTGTGATTTGTCGCTGCACGACCAAGAGCTATCTAAAAATCATTTCACCCTTTTTTTATCGGCCGATAGTGCGCGTGTTAAAGATAAAAGCGGCGGAAAAATTTTTATTAATCAAAAATCTATTGGCGATGAAGCCATGCTTCATCATGGCGATAGTATTAAAGCAGGTGCCTGGGAATTTGTTTTTGAAGCACGCACGCAAGATGACGAAGATTTACGCATGGAGGTGTCAACCCGTCTATCTACCCAGTTAACACCACATACGGCCGAAGCCCCCACCAAAATTATTAAGCTTGCCGATTTGGGGAATCAATTACTGGTAGAAAAACCTCTATTAGTATTGGACGAGGCCGGGAGTGTTCGCGAGGTAAAAATTTTAAAAAATAAAATTACCATTGGCTCACGTGAGGGTGTGGATGTTTTGTTAAAAGACGATTACGTATCGGGCAAACATTGCGAACTTAAATTTACAAGTTCTGGAATTTTTTTAACCGATCTTAAATCAACCAATGGTACTTATGTAAATGATACGCGCGTGGGTGATATTGGTTTAAAACCGGACGATATTATCCGTATTGGTGAAACCAAGCTTACAATACGCTGGAAAGAACAAACCGAAGCCATTTTGCCTGTTACCGACGATTTTTTTATGGGTATGGTGGGTACTACTTCTGTTATGAAGGTGCTTTTTGGAAAAATTCAAAAAGTGGCCCCAACCGATTTAAGCGTTTTAATTCAGGGCGAATCGGGTACCGGTAAGGAATTAATTGCACAATCTCTTTATCGTCTTTCTACACGCAGTGAAAAACCGTATGTTATCCTTAATTGCGGTGCTATTTCGGCAAATTTGATTGAAAGCGAGTTATTTGGTCATGAAAAGGGAGCCTTTACGGGGGCTATTAGTCGTCATACGGGAGCCTTTGAACAAGCAAACGGCGGCACCCTGTTTTTGGATGAAATTGGCGAATTGCCGTTAGAATTGCAGCCCAAGCTTTTGCGCGTTTTGGAAAATGGCACAATCCGCCGAGTAGGGGGTGCCGAAGAAATAAAAGTAGATGTGCGTATTGTGGCGGCTACACACCGCAATTTAACTGAAAAAGTAAAAGAAGGAAAATTTAGAGAAGATCTCTTTTATCGCCTGCATGTTATTCCACTCTTTGTGCCGCCACTGCGTGAGCGAGTAGGAGATGTGCTGCTTTTAGCCGAGCATTTTTTATCAAAACAATCCGGATCTTATCGCAAAACCCTATCGTTTGAAGCGCGCGACAAGCTTATTAGCTATCCATGGCCTGGCAACGTGCGCGAGTTGCGCAATGTTATTTGCCGCAGTATGGTATATGCCACACAGGCGCAAATTATGCCGCAGGATATTGAGCTATTAAGCGTAGCGTCCCCCGAGCCTGCATCTTCCAGTTTTACTCCTCCCCCTGATCATGTAGCCTTGGTGGAAAAGCAGAAGATTTTGGAAGTGCTGCGCGAAGTGCAGGGTAACCGCACGCGTGCCGCCGAAGCCTTAGGGATGGCCCGTTCCACGCTATTTAGACGGCTAAGGGATTATGGCCTTATTGCCCCCGATGAGACAGAATAA
- a CDS encoding DUF192 domain-containing protein, translating into MSKSVKILFCILLFSTACFGNAQVKVIVGDKVVSAEIADTPEAREKGLMFRESLGKFSGMLFVWQEDVHNSFWMKNTPLTLDIIFINSAKQIVHIAPYAKPLSLDYISSPKSYRYVLEVNGGSSHVWGLKEGDLVSFEK; encoded by the coding sequence GTGAGTAAATCGGTAAAAATATTATTTTGTATTCTTCTCTTTTCTACGGCCTGTTTTGGAAATGCTCAAGTTAAGGTTATTGTAGGGGATAAAGTTGTTAGCGCAGAAATAGCCGATACCCCTGAAGCGCGCGAAAAGGGACTGATGTTTCGCGAATCTTTGGGTAAATTTAGCGGCATGCTTTTTGTGTGGCAGGAAGATGTGCACAATTCATTTTGGATGAAAAATACCCCGCTTACTCTCGATATAATTTTTATTAATTCCGCTAAACAAATTGTACACATAGCCCCTTACGCCAAACCCTTATCGCTCGATTATATTAGCTCACCAAAATCTTACCGTTATGTGCTGGAAGTCAACGGAGGAAGCAGTCATGTGTGGGGACTTAAAGAGGGCGATTTAGTTAGCTTTGAAAAATAA
- the gyrA gene encoding DNA gyrase subunit A, protein MTLTKETQSINIEDEMKHSYLDYAMSVIVGRALPDIRDGLKPVHRRILYAMFREGLLSSKRYSKCAGVVGEVLKKYHPHGDSAVYDSLVRMAQEWNMRYPLIDGQGNFGSIDGDSAAAYRYTECKMMSLAEEMMADIDKNTVEFTPNFDTSTEEPTVLPTKVPNLLINGSDGIAVGMATKIPPHNLGEVIDALVAVINKPDVTIEELIKIVPGPDFPTGAQIHGLGGIHQAYRTGRGILQMRAKATIEPMNKAEREMIVITELPFQVNKARLIESIANLVHEDKIEGISEIRDESDREGLRVVIELKKAAASSVVLNQLYKHTAMQSSFGVIMLAIVDGQPKILNLKDMLLLFVSHRKEVVLRRTHFELEEALRRAHILEGLKIAVENIDEVIALIKKAPNPLEAKSGLCARFGLTEIQAQAILEMRLQRLTGLERDKIINEYKEVLTLIGKLREILASEKLVFEIITNELKEIKAKYADPRRTELLAGSLDDISVEDLIQEEEMVVTVSHQGFIKRNPSAIYRAQNRGGKGKMGMATREEDFVEQLFIASTHSYMLVFTSLGRLHWVRVHEIPQAGRAAKGKSIANLITLQPNEKVAAIMPIKNFEAAESIVFVTKNGTVKKTELLAYSNPRAGGIIAISIDDGDELVMVRVTHNKNDVMISTLQGQTIRFKEEDVRNMGRVATGVRGISLGNGDRVVSMDVVSTGASMLTVSELGYGKRTSTDEYRCQGRGGSGIITMKTTDKTGNVVGVLEVIETDDIMLITTLGRIIRMHVKQISDMGRNTQGVRLVRLETGEKVVSVAKVAESDDEVAVAAPIETAADLPPEAISEEGSE, encoded by the coding sequence ATGACCCTTACAAAAGAAACTCAAAGCATTAACATTGAAGATGAAATGAAGCACTCTTACCTCGATTACGCCATGAGCGTGATTGTAGGCCGTGCGCTACCTGATATCCGTGACGGTTTAAAACCGGTTCATCGGAGAATCCTTTATGCCATGTTTCGTGAGGGTCTCCTGTCTTCCAAGCGTTATTCAAAATGCGCCGGTGTGGTGGGGGAAGTGCTTAAAAAATATCACCCTCATGGCGATTCGGCTGTTTATGATTCTCTTGTTCGCATGGCGCAAGAATGGAACATGCGTTACCCCTTAATTGATGGGCAAGGTAACTTTGGTTCCATCGATGGTGATTCGGCTGCTGCTTACCGTTACACCGAATGTAAAATGATGAGTTTGGCTGAAGAAATGATGGCCGACATCGACAAAAATACTGTCGAATTTACCCCTAATTTTGATACGTCTACCGAAGAACCCACCGTACTTCCTACAAAAGTTCCTAATCTTTTAATTAACGGTTCCGACGGTATTGCTGTGGGGATGGCTACCAAAATTCCTCCCCATAATTTAGGTGAAGTGATTGATGCGCTGGTGGCCGTTATTAATAAGCCCGATGTGACTATTGAAGAATTAATTAAAATTGTGCCAGGCCCCGATTTCCCTACCGGCGCTCAAATACATGGTTTGGGTGGTATTCATCAGGCTTACCGCACCGGTCGTGGTATTTTGCAGATGCGCGCCAAAGCCACCATTGAACCCATGAATAAGGCCGAGCGCGAAATGATTGTGATTACCGAACTTCCGTTTCAGGTTAATAAAGCGCGCCTTATTGAGTCGATTGCAAACCTAGTGCACGAAGATAAAATTGAAGGAATTAGCGAAATTCGCGACGAATCCGACCGCGAAGGCTTGCGCGTGGTGATTGAGCTTAAAAAAGCGGCCGCAAGTTCAGTTGTGCTTAATCAACTGTACAAACATACCGCCATGCAAAGTTCGTTTGGCGTGATTATGTTGGCTATTGTAGACGGTCAGCCTAAAATTTTAAATTTAAAAGACATGCTACTTCTTTTTGTGTCGCACCGCAAAGAAGTTGTTTTGCGTCGCACACATTTTGAACTGGAAGAAGCGCTTCGTCGGGCTCATATTTTAGAAGGTCTTAAAATTGCTGTTGAAAATATCGACGAAGTGATTGCGCTTATTAAAAAAGCACCCAATCCTCTTGAAGCCAAAAGCGGCTTGTGTGCCCGCTTTGGATTAACCGAAATTCAGGCTCAGGCCATTTTGGAAATGCGCCTGCAACGCTTAACGGGGCTTGAACGGGATAAAATTATTAATGAGTATAAAGAAGTATTAACCTTAATTGGCAAACTGCGTGAAATTTTGGCGTCCGAAAAACTGGTATTTGAAATTATCACCAATGAATTAAAAGAAATTAAAGCCAAATATGCCGATCCCCGCCGTACCGAATTGTTGGCTGGTTCCTTAGATGATATTTCTGTTGAAGATCTTATCCAAGAAGAAGAAATGGTGGTTACTGTTAGTCATCAAGGTTTTATTAAGCGTAACCCCAGTGCCATTTACCGTGCACAAAACCGTGGTGGTAAAGGTAAAATGGGTATGGCTACGCGCGAAGAAGATTTTGTAGAACAGCTTTTTATTGCCAGCACACATAGCTATATGCTGGTGTTTACATCGCTGGGTCGCTTGCATTGGGTGCGTGTACATGAAATTCCCCAGGCCGGCCGCGCCGCCAAGGGTAAATCAATTGCCAATCTTATTACGCTTCAGCCTAACGAAAAAGTGGCGGCGATTATGCCCATTAAAAATTTTGAGGCGGCCGAAAGCATTGTGTTTGTGACTAAAAACGGGACGGTTAAAAAAACCGAGCTATTGGCTTATTCCAACCCGCGTGCCGGTGGTATTATTGCCATTTCTATTGACGATGGCGATGAATTAGTCATGGTGCGTGTAACACATAATAAAAACGATGTGATGATTTCTACCCTACAAGGCCAAACCATTCGTTTTAAAGAAGAAGACGTGCGTAACATGGGGCGTGTAGCTACCGGCGTGCGTGGTATTTCTCTTGGCAATGGCGACCGTGTTGTAAGCATGGATGTTGTTTCTACAGGTGCCAGCATGCTTACTGTATCGGAATTGGGTTATGGTAAAAGAACCTCCACCGACGAGTATCGTTGTCAGGGTCGTGGTGGAAGTGGCATTATTACCATGAAAACCACCGATAAAACCGGCAATGTGGTGGGTGTTTTGGAAGTGATTGAAACTGACGACATTATGCTGATTACTACCTTGGGCCGTATTATCCGCATGCATGTGAAGCAAATTTCCGACATGGGACGTAATACCCAGGGTGTACGGTTAGTACGTTTAGAAACCGGCGAAAAAGTTGTATCGGTTGCTAAAGTTGCCGAAAGTGACGATGAAGTGGCTGTAGCCGCTCCCATTGAAACTGCAGCTGATTTACCACCCGAAGCTATTTCTGAGGAAGGTAGTGAGTAA
- a CDS encoding HU family DNA-binding protein encodes MTKAELIDQIANEAECSKAQAEKALNAATDSIAKCLKKGGKITLTGFGTFSVSKRKARIGRNPQTGAEIKIKATRVPKFKAGQALKSLVS; translated from the coding sequence ATGACTAAAGCCGAACTGATCGATCAGATCGCAAATGAAGCTGAATGTTCCAAGGCTCAAGCCGAAAAAGCCTTGAACGCCGCTACCGACTCTATTGCCAAGTGCCTTAAAAAGGGTGGTAAAATTACCTTAACCGGTTTTGGAACTTTCTCGGTTTCTAAACGTAAGGCCCGTATTGGCCGTAACCCTCAAACCGGCGCCGAAATTAAAATTAAGGCTACCCGTGTTCCTAAATTTAAGGCCGGTCAGGCTTTAAAAAGTCTTGTTAGCTAA
- the hpnC gene encoding squalene synthase HpnC → MNAPTLHSASPTPPQKPSVSLAEAYTFCLKLAQGHYENFPVASFILPKKIRKPVAAIYAFSRTADDFADEKEHEGLRMEKLKDWEKELKTMDSSQNPIFIALNDTVKNFNVPVSLLSDLLTAFKMDVTVNRYNNFEQLLNYCRYSANPVGRLVLTIMGYPAPKFMEYSDYICTALQLANHWQDVGIDVDKNRVYLPHEDMLRFGYTENDLLAKRYNVQFKRLMSFEVERAMELFEQGKPLCALLPGRLGFEIRLTWLGGVSILKKIKEVDGDVFNHRPQLTKMEMAKLAFNALSRNHFKGI, encoded by the coding sequence ATGAATGCTCCCACGCTTCATTCTGCAAGCCCTACGCCTCCCCAAAAGCCATCTGTATCGCTGGCCGAGGCTTATACCTTTTGCCTAAAATTGGCTCAGGGCCATTATGAAAATTTTCCTGTAGCTTCTTTTATTTTACCTAAAAAAATTCGTAAGCCGGTTGCCGCTATTTATGCCTTTTCACGAACGGCCGACGATTTTGCCGATGAAAAGGAACATGAAGGTTTGCGGATGGAAAAATTAAAGGACTGGGAAAAAGAATTAAAAACAATGGATTCTTCCCAAAACCCCATTTTTATTGCCTTAAACGACACGGTTAAAAATTTTAATGTGCCCGTATCGTTATTGTCTGATCTTCTAACCGCTTTTAAAATGGATGTAACCGTAAACCGTTACAATAATTTTGAACAACTCTTAAACTATTGCCGCTATTCGGCCAATCCCGTAGGGCGTTTAGTTCTTACAATTATGGGGTATCCGGCTCCCAAGTTTATGGAGTATTCCGATTATATATGTACCGCTTTGCAACTGGCCAACCATTGGCAAGATGTTGGTATTGACGTTGATAAAAACCGCGTGTATCTCCCGCACGAAGATATGCTGCGCTTTGGCTATACCGAAAATGATCTTTTGGCTAAACGCTATAATGTGCAATTTAAGAGGTTAATGAGTTTTGAAGTAGAACGCGCTATGGAACTTTTTGAGCAAGGAAAGCCTTTATGCGCTCTCTTACCTGGCCGTTTAGGTTTTGAAATACGTCTCACCTGGTTGGGTGGCGTGAGTATTCTTAAAAAAATAAAGGAAGTAGATGGTGACGTTTTTAACCATCGTCCACAGCTCACTAAAATGGAAATGGCTAAACTTGCGTTTAACGCCTTGAGCCGAAACCACTTTAAAGGTATATAA
- a CDS encoding squalene/phytoene synthase family protein — MTSKVEILPSDEALSGLPNAATITARAKSNFSSAFIFLPAEKRLAMKRVYAFFRVIDDVVDEEPNPLRQKTLIDSWKRELDNTYKGTTIVPLLQELKESIDRFHIPKDYFLKLIEGCEMDITKTRYETFEELYEYCYRVASMVGLVCMKIFEFESPTSQKTAIDLGIALQLTNIIRDVGVDYFTKGRIYLPYDDLKRFGITANDIENKTMTPPLRALLNFQYERAVRYYESGVSEFNNDKHNKLLAARIMASVYRTILEKIRKKDYPVLEPKPLKLSFTRKMLILARVMLFSH; from the coding sequence ATGACTTCTAAAGTTGAAATACTTCCTAGCGATGAAGCCTTAAGTGGCCTGCCCAACGCAGCTACCATTACAGCCAGAGCCAAATCTAATTTTTCAAGTGCCTTTATTTTTTTGCCAGCCGAAAAACGCCTTGCCATGAAGCGCGTATACGCTTTTTTTAGAGTTATTGACGATGTAGTCGATGAAGAACCCAATCCACTTCGCCAAAAAACCTTAATTGATTCGTGGAAACGTGAACTAGACAACACCTATAAAGGCACTACTATCGTTCCCTTACTTCAGGAACTTAAGGAATCTATCGATCGATTTCATATTCCAAAAGATTATTTTTTAAAGCTCATTGAAGGCTGTGAAATGGATATCACCAAAACTCGTTATGAAACTTTTGAGGAATTATACGAGTACTGCTACCGGGTTGCATCCATGGTGGGGCTTGTGTGTATGAAAATTTTTGAATTTGAAAGCCCTACATCTCAAAAAACAGCAATCGATTTGGGAATTGCCTTACAACTCACCAATATTATTAGAGACGTAGGTGTAGATTATTTTACCAAAGGCCGTATTTATTTGCCGTATGACGATTTAAAACGTTTTGGGATTACGGCTAACGATATTGAAAATAAAACAATGACACCCCCATTGCGTGCACTTCTTAATTTTCAATACGAACGGGCTGTACGTTATTACGAAAGCGGTGTGTCGGAATTTAACAACGATAAGCACAACAAACTACTGGCTGCCCGTATTATGGCCAGCGTTTACCGCACCATTTTAGAAAAAATTCGCAAAAAAGATTATCCTGTGCTCGAACCCAAACCTCTTAAGCTTAGCTTTACCCGAAAAATGCTTATTTTGGCCCGTGTAATGCTTTTTTCGCACTAA